In the Silvanigrella aquatica genome, ACGAACTCCGTTTAACGCAGTGTCATCCTCTTCTTTCTGATTGCTTTCTACACGCGTTATAAATCCGACCAGGGCATAACCCACAGGGCAAAGAGCAGGGGGTCTCCTGGTGCCCCAACTTGTAAATACTTGAGAAATAGCATCGTTGCTTTTTAAGCATTTTAAATTTATGGAATTTGCTGCTGTGTCGTCGCCATGAATTTGATTTGTTTCAATCAGCATTTGAAAGCCATTGGCGGGTCCATTAAAGCACCCGGAAGGAGCTCCTATTCTTGAGTTTTTCCATAATATTTCATTACTTGAAATCATTCTTGTAAAATAATATGCTTTTCCATTATTATATTTATAGCAATTCATTCTTATTGCATTTAAAGCGGTATCATCTCCATTTTCTTGATTTGGTTCGCTAATTTGATAGTAACTCCCCACATATTCATTTGTTTTACAAATGGAATTTATTAATTGCGTTTCGTTTGCCCAATCGCCCCAATATCCGTCTGAATATTCATTTTGTATTCGGACTGTTACAGTATTTGTATTTATATCTTTTGCTATTAAAGCTAAATCAAATCCTGAAGAAAAATCTTCTATAATTATATTTCCTTTATCTTTTAGCCATTTTTCAGATTTTATTTCATTTAATTTTTTTATTGAAGCCATTTTAAAGGGACCTAAGAAATCTTTTAAAGAAACTCCATTTGGATGAGTGATGTTTATTTCTTTCATTTTATAAGCGAGTTCACTTAATAAAAATTTGTCATGACTACATGCAAGTTCTCTTATTTTAATATTATTTTCAAATTGATTCAGAATGTCATTTATTTGATTGAAATTATAATCATTATGACAAATTGATTGAGCTCTATCCCACGCCAAATTATGATTTGGGTTATCTTGTAAAATAATAACGCGATGTCCGGAATTGATAAAATTTTGAAAGGAAGAAGTAGGTGAAAAATGATTCTGTGGAGCTACTAATTGACCTAAATAATTTTGAATCATATTTCTGAATTTTTGCTTAAATAAATATGGTAATAAAATCCAATTATGGAAATTCTGAATATCTATAATTATCAATTCTTTATTATTCTCCTTACGACTCAGAAAATCACGCACGTCTATAAATATATTTTCTGCCGTTTCATCTTTACTATAGACACCATGACAAACTCGAATATGTTTTCCATCAAAACAAAACTGAATATTAAGATAACGGATACCACGTTCAAGTTGTTCCATAATGGAATAATACTGTGTTTGAGAAAGTTTTTTGATTATTTCAGGTGGAGATATATGATCTGAATTAAAATCAGGAGATCTTTCTAAACCTAAATTATTTGAAGCAGAGTTGTGACTCCCTGGTATTAAAATTTGATTTATTGGTTTCTCTTTTATGGAGTTATAAATTTGTCCCATCCAGCCTGTAACAGCGGATTTTTCTGAGGCACTAATTAATATATAATCATAAATATTTATGGTTCCGATAATTGATGTTCCATGTGACATTAAATCAGCATGATGCCAATAATTTTGATTTATTTCAGATGTGCTATTTTCTAGAGAGGAATCTAAATTCATTTTAATTCTATAATTTGCAATAATATCTTCATGATTTTTAACTATGATATTATGACTTATCTCTTCTTGTGAATTACAATTATTTAAAGAACTCTGGTTTGTTTCAATGAAGTCAGATTCAAAAGTCCAGCTTCTTTTTTCAACTCCAACTAAACATTCTGTATTTGTAACTTTAAAATGAATACCGATATTGCGGTGTGTCCAAGGATCAAATTGATTTTGAAAATAATGATAGCCTCCTTGTCCTGCAAATGAAAATAAAGGGATACCAATGATAAGTAAACATAGAAGACATAGAAAATATGCTTTCATAATGTGACCTTTTTTGTATTTTTGTATATGTTAAAGAATAATCTTACTTAGGAAAGTAGTTTCTTTGAAATTCTAAAAGCTTAAATAAATAATACTTGAGTTGTCATAAGAGATGTTGCTATTCCTGACTTATAAGTAGCTAATATCAAAAATTTTTTAAGCTGTCAATTTGGAAAGAGATGAAATAAGTGACGTTTTTCTATATGATCTCTATTCTAAGTTGTAAAAAAATATAAAACTATCATAATAAATCTCAATTTGACTTTAATATCATGAAATTAAAGAGTTTTGTTGGATTAGACCTAATCTAAGTTTTTCTTGCATTTTTAGATAACACCTTATAACCTACGAAATGTGAGGTAATTTATGATTTCTGCTACAAAAAACGAAAAAAATCATTGTCTGACTGTTTCAGAAATAGAAGAACGCCTGAAAAAATCAGGAGTTGGAGCGACTGCACAACGCATTGCCATCTGCAAATATGTGCTTTGTGAAGCGGATCATCCGACCGCAGAAGACATAAAAAACTGGACCGATGCTAATTTTCCAAAATTGAGCCGCGCCACGGTATATAATACTTTAGAGGTTTTGGTTGAGGCTGGTATGTTGAAAGAGCTTAAACTCCCTCATACGGGTAAAGTTGTGTATGATACGAATGTCACTGAACATTTTCATTTTTTAGATGACGAAACAGGAAAACTTTTTGACATCTCTGAAAATGAATGTAAGGTTATACTAAATTTACCAAAAGACATTCAAATCAATGAGGTAGACGTATTTTTACGTGGGAAAATTTCCTCAAAGTAAATAACAGCATTCCTATTATTGATTCACATTTTCATTTAAATTATTTAGAAAATGTTGATGAGAAGTTAAAGAATGCTCTGCATTCTCAAGTGTTCGCAGGGATTGCAGCGGGTGTTTGGAATGCAGATACTCTGCAAAACATTCAATATTATCAAGATTCAAATTTAAATTCTATTTTGGAATTCCTAAAAAAAGATCAAATCAAATTAGCTAAAAATAATTCCTATCAATTAAATTCAAATAAATTCAGTTGTTTTTTAGCACACGGTTTGCATCCTATTAAAGTTCATGAAAATTGGCTTAGGGACGATGGCTCGGAAGATGTAGAAAAAATTGGGAATGACATTGCGCAATTTCATGAAATATTACTCAACAATAGGGATCTTATATGGGCCATTGGGGAAACAGGATTTGATCTTTCAAATGAAGTGATTCAGCACAAAAAATGCAAAGGGATTTCGAAGACACAGCTTTTTGAATTACAAAATATTGCTTTTGAAACTTGTATAAATAGTGCTATTAAACATGATCTTCCGGTCATACTACACTTGCGCGCACCCTGGGATCTTTGTATTCAAAAATTAAAATGGGCCAAAAAAATGGGTCTTAAAAATATGATGATCCACTGTTACAGTGGTCCTGCAGAAGATATGAATTTGATGTCGGAGCTTTCTATTTATTGTTCCTTTGGGGGTGTTCCCACATGGGAAAAAGCGGTACATAATCGCAATGCATTTATTAAATGTCAATCGAATTTACGTATGTTAGAAACCGATTCTCCTGATTTACCACCGGAAATACCTGGTATAGGAAGATTGAAATCTAATGAACCGGCAAATTTAAGACAGATTATTAAAATACTTGCACCTTATCTTG is a window encoding:
- a CDS encoding Fur family transcriptional regulator, yielding MISATKNEKNHCLTVSEIEERLKKSGVGATAQRIAICKYVLCEADHPTAEDIKNWTDANFPKLSRATVYNTLEVLVEAGMLKELKLPHTGKVVYDTNVTEHFHFLDDETGKLFDISENECKVILNLPKDIQINEVDVFLRGKISSK
- a CDS encoding TatD family hydrolase codes for the protein MDSHFHLNYLENVDEKLKNALHSQVFAGIAAGVWNADTLQNIQYYQDSNLNSILEFLKKDQIKLAKNNSYQLNSNKFSCFLAHGLHPIKVHENWLRDDGSEDVEKIGNDIAQFHEILLNNRDLIWAIGETGFDLSNEVIQHKKCKGISKTQLFELQNIAFETCINSAIKHDLPVILHLRAPWDLCIQKLKWAKKMGLKNMMIHCYSGPAEDMNLMSELSIYCSFGGVPTWEKAVHNRNAFIKCQSNLRMLETDSPDLPPEIPGIGRLKSNEPANLRQIIKILAPYLEISDEELISTSNENILKFLGIH